A single genomic interval of Gallus gallus isolate bGalGal1 chromosome 10, bGalGal1.mat.broiler.GRCg7b, whole genome shotgun sequence harbors:
- the LOC121111599 gene encoding uncharacterized protein LOC121111599 isoform X2, whose amino-acid sequence MMMSDSVILKNNISDERRMISVTWEVSASSHHQMLQCFMSQECFCPCGASATQHKSPCCCRLCIVLSSLTFLEERVFPETLLGLLQEVLCLPQQEMSCCRPCVPSPCGASGPTPLASSCSEPCVARCADSTVAIQASAVVVTLPGPILTSFPQNTAVGSSLSAAVGSSLSTAGVPISSGGSLGLGGSGLCLPRPRCSFNC is encoded by the exons ATGATGATGTCAGACAGTGTGATTCTGAAGAACAACATTTCAGATGAAAGACGAATGATCTCGGTTACCTGGGAGGTCTCTGCAAGCAGCCACCACCAGATGCTTCAGTGTTTCATGAGCCAGGAATGTTTCTGCCCCTGTGGGGCCTCTGCAACACAGCATAAAAGcccgtgctgctgcaggctctgcatCGTGCTCTCTTCCCTCACTTTCCTTGAGGAACGAG TCTTTCCAGAGACTCTCCTGGGCCTTCTTCAAGAAGTG ctTTGCCTCCCTCAGCAAGAGATGTCGTGCTGCAGACCCTGTGTCCCATCCCCCTGCGGTGCCTCTGGCCCAACCCCACTGgcaagcagctgcagtgagccaTGTGTCGCCCGCTGCGCTGACTCCACTGTGGCCATCCAGGCCTCCGCTGTGGTGGTGACCCTGCCGGgccccatcctcacctccttCCCTCAGAACACAGCCGTGGGATcctctctgtcagctgctgttggcagctccctcagcaccgcGGGCGTTCCCATCTCCTCTGGGGGCTCCCTTGGTCTggggggctcagggctgtgtctGCCTCGCCCACGCTGCAGTTTTAACTGCTGA
- the LOC121113478 gene encoding uncharacterized protein LOC121113478 isoform X1: MMMSDSVILKNNISDERRMISVTWEVSASSHHQMLQCFMSQECFCPCGASATQHKSPCCCRLCIVLSSLTFLEERGCMSTRIRTGSRWSLTEQAGVPHSIFTAVIFFFELCLPQREMSCCRPCVPPPCGASGPTPLASSCSEPCVARCADSTVAIQAYPVVVTLPGPILTSFPQNTAVGSSLSAAVGSSLSTAGVPISSGGSLGLGGSGLCLPRPRCSFNC; the protein is encoded by the exons ATGATGATGTCAGACAGTGTGATTCTGAAGAACAACATTTCAGATGAAAGACGAATGATCTCGGTTACCTGGGAGGTCTCTGCAAGCAGCCACCACCAGATGCTTCAGTGTTTCATGAGCCAGGAATGTTTCTGCCCCTGTGGGGCCTCTGCAACACAGCATAAAAGcccgtgctgctgcaggctctgcatCGTGCTCTCTTCCCTCACTTTCCTTGAGGAACGAG GATGTATGTCCACAAGAATTAGGACCGGCAGCAGGTGGTCTCTAACAGAACAGGCAGGTGTACCCCACTCCATCTTCActgctgtgattttcttttttgag ctTTGCCTCCCTCAGCGAGAGATGTCGTGCTGCAGACCCTGTGTCCCACCCCCCTGCGGTGCCTCTGGCCCAACCCCACTGgcaagcagctgcagtgagccaTGTGTCGCCCGCTGCGCTGACTCCACTGTGGCCATCCAGGCCTACCCTGTGGTGGTGACCCTGCCGGgccccatcctcacctccttCCCTCAGAACACAGCCGTGGGATcctctctgtcagctgctgttggcagctccctcagcaccgcGGGCGTTCCCATCTCTTCTGGGGGCTCCCTTGGTCTggggggctcagggctgtgtctGCCTCGCCCACGCTGCAGTTTTAACTGCTGA
- the LOC121113478 gene encoding uncharacterized protein LOC121113478 isoform X2, which produces MMMSDSVILKNNISDERRMISVTWEVSASSHHQMLQCFMSQECFCPCGASATQHKSPCCCRLCIVLSSLTFLEERGKSFQRLSWAFFKKCFASLSEKCRAADPVSHPPAVPLAQPHWQAAAVSHVSPAALTPLWLSEASPVVVTLPGPILTSFPQNTAVGSSLSAAVGSSLSTAGVPISSGGSLGLGGSGLCLPRPPCSFNC; this is translated from the exons ATGATGATGTCAGACAGTGTGATTCTGAAGAACAACATTTCAGATGAAAGACGAATGATCTCGGTTACCTGGGAGGTCTCTGCAAGCAGCCACCACCAGATGCTTCAGTGTTTCATGAGCCAGGAATGTTTCTGCCCCTGTGGGGCCTCTGCAACACAGCATAAAAGcccgtgctgctgcaggctctgcatCGTGCTCTCTTCCCTCACTTTCCTTGAGGAACGAG gtAAGTCTTTCCAGAGACTCTCCTGGGCCTTCTTCAAGAAGTG ctTTGCCTCCCTCAGCGAGAAATGTCGTGCTGCAGACCCTGTGTCCCATCCCCCTGCGGTGCCTCTGGCCCAACCCCACTGgcaagcagctgcagtgagccaTGTGTCGCCCGCTGCGCTGACTCCACTGTGGCTATCCGAGGCCTCCCCTGTGGTGGTGACCCTGCCGGgccccatcctcacctccttCCCTCAGAACACAGCCGTGGGATcctctctgtcagctgctgttggcagctccctcagcaccgcGGGCGTTCCCATCTCTTCTGGGGGCTCCCTTGGTCTGGGGGGCTCAGGGTTGTGTCTGCCTCGCCCGCCCTGCAGTTTTAACTGCTGA
- the LOC121111599 gene encoding uncharacterized protein LOC121111599 isoform X1, with protein sequence MMMSDSVILKNNISDERRMISVTWEVSASSHHQMLQCFMSQECFCPCGASATQHKSPCCCRLCIVLSSLTFLEERGCMSTRIRTGSRWSLTEQAGVPHSIFTAVIFFFELCLPQQEMSCCRPCVPSPCGASGPTPLASSCSEPCVARCADSTVAIQASAVVVTLPGPILTSFPQNTAVGSSLSAAVGSSLSTAGVPISSGGSLGLGGSGLCLPRPRCSFNC encoded by the exons ATGATGATGTCAGACAGTGTGATTCTGAAGAACAACATTTCAGATGAAAGACGAATGATCTCGGTTACCTGGGAGGTCTCTGCAAGCAGCCACCACCAGATGCTTCAGTGTTTCATGAGCCAGGAATGTTTCTGCCCCTGTGGGGCCTCTGCAACACAGCATAAAAGcccgtgctgctgcaggctctgcatCGTGCTCTCTTCCCTCACTTTCCTTGAGGAACGAG GATGTATGTCCACAAGAATTAGGACCGGCAGCAGGTGGTCTCTAACAGAACAGGCAGGTGTACCCCACTCCATCTTCActgctgtgattttcttttttgag ctTTGCCTCCCTCAGCAAGAGATGTCGTGCTGCAGACCCTGTGTCCCATCCCCCTGCGGTGCCTCTGGCCCAACCCCACTGgcaagcagctgcagtgagccaTGTGTCGCCCGCTGCGCTGACTCCACTGTGGCCATCCAGGCCTCCGCTGTGGTGGTGACCCTGCCGGgccccatcctcacctccttCCCTCAGAACACAGCCGTGGGATcctctctgtcagctgctgttggcagctccctcagcaccgcGGGCGTTCCCATCTCCTCTGGGGGCTCCCTTGGTCTggggggctcagggctgtgtctGCCTCGCCCACGCTGCAGTTTTAACTGCTGA
- the LOC121113478 gene encoding uncharacterized protein LOC121113478 isoform X3: protein MMMSDSVILKNNISDERRMISVTWEVSASSHHQMLQCFMSQECFCPCGASATQHKSPCCCRLCIVLSSLTFLEERVFPETLLGLLQEVLCLPQREMSCCRPCVPPPCGASGPTPLASSCSEPCVARCADSTVAIQAYPVVVTLPGPILTSFPQNTAVGSSLSAAVGSSLSTAGVPISSGGSLGLGGSGLCLPRPRCSFNC, encoded by the exons ATGATGATGTCAGACAGTGTGATTCTGAAGAACAACATTTCAGATGAAAGACGAATGATCTCGGTTACCTGGGAGGTCTCTGCAAGCAGCCACCACCAGATGCTTCAGTGTTTCATGAGCCAGGAATGTTTCTGCCCCTGTGGGGCCTCTGCAACACAGCATAAAAGcccgtgctgctgcaggctctgcatCGTGCTCTCTTCCCTCACTTTCCTTGAGGAACGAG TCTTTCCAGAGACTCTCCTGGGCCTTCTTCAAGAAGTG ctTTGCCTCCCTCAGCGAGAGATGTCGTGCTGCAGACCCTGTGTCCCACCCCCCTGCGGTGCCTCTGGCCCAACCCCACTGgcaagcagctgcagtgagccaTGTGTCGCCCGCTGCGCTGACTCCACTGTGGCCATCCAGGCCTACCCTGTGGTGGTGACCCTGCCGGgccccatcctcacctccttCCCTCAGAACACAGCCGTGGGATcctctctgtcagctgctgttggcagctccctcagcaccgcGGGCGTTCCCATCTCTTCTGGGGGCTCCCTTGGTCTggggggctcagggctgtgtctGCCTCGCCCACGCTGCAGTTTTAACTGCTGA